DNA sequence from the Armatimonadota bacterium genome:
CTACCCCTACTCCATGCCGGGTCTGAAGGCGTGTAAGGCCGCCGAGTTCCAGGGCGGGCACGCCGCCCACTGGGACATGTTCGATCGCGTCCAGCGGGCCCACCTGACGGAGTGCCTGAACATCGCCGATTTCGAGGTACTACGGCAGTGCGCGGCGGACGTGGGGCTGGATGAGGAGGTGACGAAGGAGTGTCCGAGCGCGCATCCCCGCGTCCCGTGTTACCCATCTGGCAAGGGTGGGTTCTAGCCCTCGTCAGCGCCGCAGTGGCCAACGAGCTGTTGCGGCTCGCGGCCACCGCCCTGTTTCCGGTACCCCCCGCCTTCCAGCCGCTCACCCGCCCGGCGGTGTTCTTCTGGACGGCGGTCGGCACCACGGGGGCGGCGCTAGTGTACGCGGCGCTACGGCGGTACGCCGCAGACCCGGCGCGCACCTTCCGCCGCGTGGCCCTGGCGGTGCTCGTCCTGTCCTGGATCCCGGACGTCTTGCTGCTCGTAAGCCCGCCTGCTCAGCTTCCGCCGGCACTCCCCG
Encoded proteins:
- a CDS encoding DsbA family protein; the encoded protein is MIRLEFFHRINADLMATRPFDYPYSMPGLKACKAAEFQGGHAAHWDMFDRVQRAHLTECLNIADFEVLRQCAADVGLDEEVTKECPSAHPRVPCYPSGKGGF
- a CDS encoding DUF6069 family protein, which translates into the protein MSERASPRPVLPIWQGWVLALVSAAVANELLRLAATALFPVPPAFQPLTRPAVFFWTAVGTTGAALVYAALRRYAADPARTFRRVALAVLVLSWIPDVLLLVSPPAQLPPALPEAVVTLMVLHLPPWLASVGFLTGGVLPRRQGGGVLPEAGGLPCPPAGGKRGSPGRGRSGPAGAPRRSRRPPL